One Artemia franciscana chromosome 7, ASM3288406v1, whole genome shotgun sequence DNA segment encodes these proteins:
- the LOC136029642 gene encoding histone H3 has protein sequence MARTKQTARKSTGGKAPRKQLATKAARKSAPATGGVKKPHRYRPGTVALREIRRYQKSTELLIRKLPFQRLVREIAQDFKTDLRFQSSAVMALQEASEAYLVGLFEDTNLCAIHAKRVTIMPKDIQLARRIRGERA, from the coding sequence ATGGCTAGGACGAAACAAACTGCGAGAAAATCAACGGGCGGAAAGGCACCTAGAAAGCAGCttgcgaccaaggcagcacgtaagtcggctcctgctaccggAGGGGTAaaaaaaccacacagatacaggcccggaaccgtagccctgagagaaattcgtcgctatcaaaagagtaccgaactcttaataaggaaattgccctttcagagacttgtgcgagagattgcccaggatttcaaaactgacttgagGTTCCAGAGTTCGGCTGTGATGGCACTACAAGAAGCCAGCGAGGCCTATTTAGTTGGACTTTTTGAGGATACCAACTTGTGTGCTATTCACGCCAAGAGGGTGACCATCATGCCCAAAGATATTCAACTTGCCCGTCGAATCCGTGGCGAGAGAGCTTAA
- the LOC136029050 gene encoding histone H2B → MAPKTSGKAAKKAGKAQKNISKTDKKRKRKRKESYAIYIYKVLKQVHPDTGVSSKAMSIMNSFVNDIFERIAAEASRLAHYNKRSTITSREVQTAVRLLLPGELAKHAVSEGTKAVTKYTSSK, encoded by the coding sequence ATGGCTCCAAAAACTTCAGGAAAAGCAGCAAAGAAAGCTGGTAAGGCGCAGAAAAATATCAGTAAAACTGATAAGAAAAGGAAACGAAAGAGGAAGGAAAGCTACGCCATTTACATTTACAAAGTTCTCAAGCAAGTGCATCCCGACACTGGTGTTTCTAGCAAGGCAATGAGCATCATGAATAGCTTTGTCAATGATATCTTTGAAAGGATTGCTGCGGAAGCCTCTCGTCTAGCTCACTACAACAAGAGGTCCACCATCACTAGCAGAGAGGTTCAAACTGCTGTGAGGCTGCTCCTACCCGGAGAACTTGCCAAGCACGCTGTTAGTGAAGGCACTAAAG
- the LOC136029641 gene encoding histone H2A, whose amino-acid sequence MSGRGKGGKVKGKAKSRSNRAGLQFPVGRIHRLLRKGNYAERVGAGAPVYLAAVMEYLAAEVLELAGNAARDNKKTRIIPRHLQLAIRNDEELNKLLSGVTIAQGGVLPNIQAVLLPKKTEKPAKA is encoded by the coding sequence ATGTCAGGAAGAGGAAAAGGTGGAAAAGTGAAGGGAAAGGCAAAGTCCCGTTCAAACAGGGCAGGTCTCCAATTCCCAGTGGGAAGGATCCACCGTCTTCTAAGAAAGGGCAACTATGCGGAGCGAGTTGGTGCAGGGGCACCCGTTTACCTTGCAGCGGTGATGGAGTATTTGGCTGCCGAGGTCCTTGAGCTTGCTGGTAATGCTGCAcgagataacaaaaaaactcgTATCATTCCTCGTCACCTTCAGCTAGCCATTAGAAACGATGAAGAACTGAACAAGCTACTGTCGGGGGTTACCATTGCCCAAGGAGGCGTTTTGCCCAATATTCAAGCAGTCCTTCTACCAAAGAAGACTGAAAAACCGGCAAAGGCCTAA
- the LOC136029059 gene encoding histone H4, whose amino-acid sequence MTGRGKGGKGLGKGGAKRHRKVLRDNIQGITKPAIRRLARRGGVKRISGLIYEETRGVLKVFLENVIRDAVTYTEHAKRKTVTAMDVVYALKRQGRTLYGFGG is encoded by the coding sequence ATGACAGGAAGAGGAAAAGGAGGAAAGGGGCTTGGAAAAGGAGGCGCAAAACGTCATCGCAAAGTTCTTCGTGACAATATCCAGGGTATTACAAAGCCAGCTATCAGAAGACTGGCTCGCCGCGGTggtgtaaaacgtatatctggcctaatttacgaggaaaccagaggtgttcttaaagtttttctcGAAAATGTTATTCGTGATGCTGTCACCTACACAGAACATGCCAAGAGAAAGACAGTAACTGCAATGGATGTAGTCTACGCTCTGAAGCGTCAAGGTCGTACATTGTATGGCTTTGGTGGTTAA
- the LOC136029046 gene encoding histone H1-delta-like: MKNGACIRYLVALVTVTEKSREELKMSEIEAEVTPASVESQSMATPAKKEKKAKAPKPAKAAKPKGDKKVKAPANHPKYTEMITKSIADMKERGGSSRQAILKYIMANFQVGNDAKVVNMHLKQALKRCLANGIVINPKGTGVTGSFKLAKPVKAENSKAVKPAKPKAKKTSVKKTTKPIAVKKSTSAKKATKPMAGSKKPVKVFKKPTVAKKAVAAKKSTPKKGPSVKKAPAKKVASKKSVAKKPAKK; the protein is encoded by the coding sequence ATGAAAAATGGAGCATGTATTCGATATTTAGTCGCACTAGTGACAGTGACAGAGAAAAGTagagaagaattgaaaatgtctgaaatTGAAGCTGAAGTGACACCAGCATCTGTAGAATCCCAGAGCATGGCTACACCAgccaagaaggaaaagaaagcaaaggCTCCAAAACCAGCTAAGGCTGCAAAACCCAAAGGGGATAAAAAGGTCAAGGCACCAGCTAACCACCCAAAATACACGGAAATGATCACCAAATCCATTGCTGACATGAAAGAACGTGGGGGATCTAGCCGTCAGGCcattctcaaatacataatgGCCAATTTCCAGGTTGGTAATGATGCCAAAGTTGTGAATATGCATCTTAAGCAAGCTTTGAAGCGTTGCCTTGCAAATGGAATTGTTATAAATCCCAAAGGTACTGGCGTAACTGGTTCTTTCAAGCTTGCAAAGCCTGTCAAGGCCGAAAATTCCAAGGCTGTAAAGCCTGCCAAGCCCAAAGCTAAGAAAACTTCAGTCAAGAAAACAACCAAACCTATTGCAGTGAAAAAGTCAACTTCAGCCAAAAAGGCTACCAAGCCAATGGCTGGTAGCAAGAAACCTGTAAAGGTTTTCAAGAAACCCACTGTTGCCAAAAAAGCAGTAGCAGCAAAGAAATCGACACCCAAGAAGGGGCCGTCAGTCAAGAAAGCTCCCGCCAAGAAAGTAGCATCTAAAAAGTCAGTAGCTAAGAAACCAGCTAAAAAGTAA
- the LOC136029058 gene encoding histone H2B — translation MAPKTSGKAAKKAGKAQKNISKTDKKRKRKRKESYAIYIYKVLKQVHPDTGVSSKAMSIMNSFVNDIFERIAAEASRLAHYNKRSTITSREVQTAVRLLLPGELAKHAVSEGTKAVTKYTSSK, via the coding sequence ATGGCTCCAAAAACTTCAGGAAAAGCAGCAAAGAAAGCTGGTAAGGCGCAGAAAAATATCAGTAAAACTGATAAGAAAAGGAAACGAAAGAGGAAGGAAAGCTACGCCATTTACATTTACAAAGTTCTCAAGCAAGTGCATCCCGACACTGGTGTTTCTAGCAAGGCAATGAGCATCATGAATAGCTTTGTCAATGATATCTTTGAAAGGATTGCTGCGGAAGCCTCTCGTCTAGCTCACTACAACAAGAGGTCCACCATCACTAGCAGAGAGGTTCAAACTGCTGTGAGGCTGCTCCTACCCGGAGAACTTGCCAAGCACGCTGTTAGTGAAGGCACTAAAGCTGTAACAAAGTACACAAGCTCCAAATAA